A genomic window from Pseudonocardia broussonetiae includes:
- a CDS encoding arabinosyltransferase domain-containing protein, with translation MLSPARSAPQAPHSPVDHRTARAVLVLALVALVAAVAFPLAPVQQARAEYAWSAAEGPAAIPLMPYEPVALTVTTGCDAARTGGVLLSTVPLRPDPGAEPLDGLRLTAAEGRLSVVSAGRDLGPVALPAGPCAIVLTSDPDRTEVLVDGAPVLTRDGDLRPAVAGAFSDTDRGVALALTADTRFETTISPLKAGIAAVGVLALLGMLGALARLDGPSRVRLLPRRWWLPRPVDAAVAALLGAWWVVGAITVDDGYISGIVRSRGSNGFVGNVYRWLNAPEAPFSWFYDLTHLWSLVSASTLWMRLPATLLGLVTWLLLSRSLLPRLGPAAQRPWLAALAFGTWWVPYQLGLRPEPWVALGLLGVLLAVERAVATRRLLPVALGLVLAGATTALTPGGLVAFTPFLAAAVPLARLVRARPAAHRWPLALAGLAAPASAVLLMVSDQSLAAVLEATRVRQLIGGGVEWYQEYERYALLLQPDSFQGAIGRRAAVLVTVLAAVGVLVALRRGRTGLATGPASRLAVSVLLALAVLTATPTKWTQHFGDLGGVGAAVLVAGAVAWRSAPLRGRPRAFTAALAAAVAVGSLVLAGYNAWPYASGWFAPTFSTLPPQVAGTAVATLLVVAGLAVVAVLAVRVIGARAADRAEPDVPERVPGPVPVLAVVLVAVLALQVLSLARTAVEERDSYTLASDAVSTLRGAPCGLQERLSVETDPAAGLLRARTAPPVRGERTVDVGGARVRGVAVAGSSTTAWFALDPAQRDGALPVVVTTSGVLRPGDVLRMEFGDAAGGVVDVRPLTTAAGDVRELAPAGAESVRLVIAGATTGQAALVTLPRAPRLTRMTDLLPAGSTAVLDWPVAFLFPCLAPEPVRDGAAGLATWRVAPPAEDDSGAITYSPRFGGPFAAPRLLVTERSMATYLDGDPLRDAARVVRWDPAEPLVRSVPVVTSETVPGWARTGRARVPGLDPVG, from the coding sequence GTGCTCTCGCCCGCGCGGTCGGCTCCGCAGGCGCCGCACTCCCCCGTCGACCACCGGACGGCGCGCGCCGTCCTCGTCCTCGCGCTGGTGGCGCTGGTCGCGGCCGTGGCCTTCCCGCTCGCCCCGGTGCAGCAGGCGCGCGCCGAGTACGCCTGGTCGGCGGCCGAGGGCCCGGCCGCGATCCCGCTGATGCCCTACGAGCCGGTCGCGCTGACCGTCACGACGGGCTGTGACGCGGCCCGCACCGGTGGGGTGCTGCTCTCGACCGTGCCGCTGCGGCCGGACCCGGGCGCGGAGCCGCTGGACGGGCTGCGGCTGACCGCGGCCGAGGGGCGGCTGTCGGTCGTGAGCGCGGGCCGCGACCTCGGCCCGGTGGCGCTGCCCGCCGGTCCGTGCGCGATCGTGCTGACCTCCGACCCGGACCGCACCGAGGTGCTCGTCGACGGGGCACCGGTCCTGACCCGCGACGGCGACCTGCGCCCCGCCGTCGCCGGGGCGTTCTCCGACACCGACCGCGGGGTCGCGCTCGCCCTGACCGCCGACACCCGCTTCGAGACGACGATCTCTCCGCTCAAGGCCGGGATCGCCGCGGTCGGCGTGCTGGCGCTGCTCGGGATGCTCGGCGCGCTGGCGAGGCTCGACGGGCCCTCGCGGGTCCGGCTGCTGCCGCGCCGGTGGTGGCTCCCCCGCCCGGTCGACGCCGCGGTGGCCGCGCTGCTCGGGGCGTGGTGGGTGGTCGGGGCGATCACCGTCGACGACGGCTACATCAGCGGCATCGTGCGCAGCCGCGGCAGCAACGGGTTCGTGGGCAACGTCTACCGCTGGCTGAACGCGCCCGAGGCCCCGTTCAGCTGGTTCTACGACCTGACCCACCTGTGGTCGCTCGTCTCCGCCTCGACGCTGTGGATGCGCCTGCCCGCGACCCTGCTGGGGCTCGTCACGTGGCTGCTGCTCTCGCGGTCGCTGCTGCCGCGGCTGGGACCCGCGGCGCAGCGGCCGTGGCTCGCCGCGCTCGCGTTCGGCACGTGGTGGGTGCCCTACCAGCTGGGGCTGCGGCCGGAGCCGTGGGTCGCGCTGGGGCTGCTGGGCGTGCTGCTCGCCGTCGAGCGGGCGGTCGCGACCCGGCGGCTGCTGCCGGTGGCCCTCGGCCTGGTGCTCGCCGGCGCCACGACGGCGCTGACCCCGGGCGGGCTCGTCGCGTTCACCCCGTTCCTCGCGGCCGCGGTGCCGCTCGCGCGCCTGGTGCGCGCCCGACCCGCGGCCCACCGGTGGCCGCTGGCCCTCGCCGGGCTGGCCGCGCCGGCGTCGGCGGTGCTGCTCATGGTGTCCGACCAGAGCCTGGCCGCGGTGCTGGAGGCCACGCGGGTGCGGCAGCTCATCGGCGGCGGCGTGGAGTGGTACCAGGAGTACGAGCGCTACGCGCTGCTGCTGCAGCCCGACTCGTTCCAGGGCGCGATCGGGCGGCGCGCGGCCGTGCTGGTGACGGTGCTGGCCGCCGTCGGCGTCCTGGTGGCGCTGCGCCGCGGCCGGACCGGGCTCGCCACCGGCCCCGCGTCCCGGCTCGCCGTGTCGGTGCTGCTCGCGCTCGCGGTCCTGACCGCCACCCCGACGAAGTGGACGCAGCACTTCGGCGACCTCGGCGGCGTCGGGGCGGCGGTGCTGGTCGCGGGGGCCGTGGCCTGGCGGAGCGCCCCGCTGCGAGGACGCCCCCGCGCGTTCACCGCGGCGCTGGCCGCCGCCGTCGCCGTCGGGTCGCTGGTGCTCGCCGGCTACAACGCCTGGCCCTACGCCTCGGGCTGGTTCGCCCCGACCTTCTCGACGCTGCCGCCGCAGGTCGCGGGGACGGCCGTGGCGACGCTGCTGGTGGTGGCCGGGCTGGCCGTCGTCGCGGTGCTCGCCGTCCGCGTCATCGGGGCGCGGGCGGCGGACCGGGCCGAGCCGGACGTGCCGGAGCGGGTGCCCGGGCCCGTGCCGGTGCTGGCGGTCGTGCTGGTGGCGGTGCTCGCGCTGCAGGTGCTGAGCCTCGCGCGCACGGCCGTCGAGGAGCGCGACAGCTACACGCTCGCCTCCGACGCCGTGTCGACCCTGCGGGGTGCCCCGTGCGGGCTGCAGGAGCGCCTGTCGGTCGAGACCGACCCGGCCGCGGGGCTGCTGCGCGCGCGCACCGCGCCGCCCGTCCGGGGGGAACGGACCGTCGATGTCGGCGGCGCGCGCGTGCGGGGGGTCGCCGTGGCGGGGTCGTCGACGACCGCCTGGTTCGCCCTCGACCCGGCGCAGCGCGACGGCGCGCTGCCCGTCGTCGTCACGACGTCGGGGGTGCTGCGGCCCGGGGACGTGCTCCGGATGGAGTTCGGCGACGCCGCGGGCGGGGTCGTCGACGTGCGCCCCCTGACCACCGCCGCCGGCGACGTGCGCGAGCTCGCCCCGGCCGGGGCGGAGTCCGTGCGGCTCGTCATCGCCGGCGCCACGACCGGTCAGGCCGCCCTGGTGACGCTGCCCCGGGCCCCCCGCCTGACCCGCATGACCGACCTGCTCCCGGCCGGGAGCACCGCGGTCCTCGACTGGCCGGTCGCGTTCCTGTTCCCGTGCCTGGCGCCCGAGCCGGTCCGGGACGGCGCCGCCGGCCTCGCGACGTGGCGGGTCGCCCCGCCCGCCGAGGACGACTCCGGGGCGATCACCTACTCCCCCCGCTTCGGCGGACCCTTCGCCGCACCGCGGCTGCTCGTCACCGAGCGGTCGATGGCGACCTACCTCGACGGCGACCCGCTGCGCGACGCCGCGCGGGTCGTCCGGTGGGATCCGGCGGAGCCGCTGGTCAGGTCGGTGCCGGTCGTCACGTCCGAGACGGTGCCCGGCTGGGCCCGCACCGGACGGGCGCGGGTGCCCGGGCTCGATCCGGTCGGCTGA